The following are encoded together in the Pseudoalteromonas shioyasakiensis genome:
- the prpB gene encoding methylisocitrate lyase has protein sequence MSAGLKFKQAIANNKPLQVVGTVNAYCAMMAEKTGHQALYLSGAGVANASYGMPDLGMTSLDNVLEDIRRITSATDLPLLVDADTGWGGAFNIARTVKEMTKAGAAGFHIEDQVAQKRCGHRPNKEIVSKDEMVDRIKAAVDAKTDSDFYIMARTDAFQKEGLNAAIDRAAACVEAGADAIFAEAVHDLADYQAFAKALNVPILANITEFGQTPLYTKEQLSEVGVEIVLYPLSAFRAMNKAALNVYSSILSEGSQQSQVDNMQTRAELYEFLDYHSYENTLDNLFSAKKS, from the coding sequence ATGTCAGCAGGATTAAAATTCAAACAGGCAATCGCCAACAACAAGCCATTGCAAGTGGTTGGCACCGTCAACGCGTACTGCGCAATGATGGCAGAAAAAACCGGTCACCAAGCACTTTACCTCTCAGGTGCGGGTGTTGCTAACGCGTCATACGGCATGCCAGATTTAGGTATGACTAGCCTAGATAACGTACTTGAAGATATTCGTCGAATCACCAGCGCTACCGACTTACCGCTTCTTGTTGATGCTGACACAGGGTGGGGCGGTGCATTTAATATTGCTCGTACCGTTAAAGAAATGACCAAGGCAGGCGCAGCGGGCTTCCATATTGAAGACCAAGTAGCACAAAAACGTTGTGGTCACCGTCCTAATAAAGAGATCGTGTCTAAAGATGAAATGGTTGACCGTATTAAAGCTGCGGTTGATGCCAAAACAGACAGTGATTTTTATATTATGGCGCGTACTGATGCATTCCAAAAAGAAGGCTTAAATGCCGCGATTGACCGCGCAGCAGCGTGTGTTGAAGCTGGTGCAGACGCTATTTTTGCAGAAGCTGTACATGATTTAGCAGATTACCAAGCATTTGCAAAGGCGTTAAATGTACCAATTCTTGCGAATATCACTGAGTTTGGTCAAACACCGCTCTATACAAAAGAGCAATTAAGCGAAGTGGGTGTTGAGATTGTACTTTATCCACTTAGTGCATTTAGAGCGATGAATAAAGCCGCACTTAATGTTTATTCGTCTATTCTTAGCGAAGGCTCGCAACAAAGCCAAGTAGACAATATGCAAACACGTGCGGAATTATATGAGTTTTTAGATTATCACTCATATGAAAACACACTCGATAACCTTTTCTCAGCTAAAAAATCATAA
- the prpC gene encoding bifunctional 2-methylcitrate synthase/citrate synthase — protein MVDKALGGAGLRGQVAGETALCTVGQSGSGLTYCGYDISELADKAQFEEVSFLLSRGELPTESELTEYKAKLKSLRGLPDALKTVLENIPKDAHPMDVMRTGCSMLGNLEMEQDFSQANDAIDRLVAVFPSIICYWYRFSHDGVRIETETDDDSVGAHFLRLLHDEAPSALFEQVMNVSLILYAEHEFNASTFTARVCASTLSDIHSCVTGAIGSLRGPLHGGANEAAMDMIEGFTSADQAEDALMGMLERKDKIMGFGHAIYRESDPRNVIIKKWSEKLAAEVGDDVLYPVSVRCEEVMWREKKLFCNADFFHASAYHFMGIPTKLFTPIFVMSRVTGWTAHVKEQRANNRIIRPSADYTGPEARSYTPISER, from the coding sequence ATGGTAGATAAAGCATTAGGCGGCGCAGGTTTACGTGGTCAAGTAGCAGGTGAAACAGCACTGTGTACAGTAGGTCAATCAGGTTCAGGTTTAACTTATTGTGGTTATGATATTAGTGAATTAGCAGATAAAGCGCAGTTTGAAGAAGTGTCTTTTTTACTGTCGCGCGGTGAATTACCAACAGAGTCTGAGCTAACTGAATATAAAGCAAAGCTAAAATCACTACGTGGCTTACCAGATGCACTAAAAACAGTGCTTGAGAACATTCCTAAAGACGCGCATCCAATGGATGTAATGCGTACGGGTTGTTCAATGCTAGGTAACCTAGAAATGGAGCAAGATTTCTCACAAGCGAATGATGCGATTGACCGCCTAGTTGCCGTATTCCCAAGCATTATTTGTTACTGGTATCGTTTTAGCCATGACGGCGTTCGTATTGAAACTGAAACAGATGATGATTCGGTAGGTGCACACTTCTTACGTTTATTACATGACGAAGCACCATCAGCACTGTTTGAGCAAGTAATGAATGTGTCTTTAATTCTTTATGCAGAGCATGAGTTTAATGCATCAACATTTACTGCGCGTGTGTGTGCATCAACATTGTCTGATATTCACTCTTGTGTAACGGGTGCTATCGGTAGTTTACGTGGTCCATTACATGGTGGTGCGAACGAAGCGGCTATGGATATGATTGAAGGCTTTACAAGTGCAGACCAAGCTGAAGATGCGCTGATGGGTATGCTTGAGCGTAAAGACAAGATCATGGGCTTTGGTCACGCCATTTACCGTGAATCAGATCCACGTAACGTTATCATCAAAAAATGGTCAGAAAAACTGGCTGCAGAAGTGGGTGACGATGTTTTATATCCTGTGTCTGTTCGCTGTGAAGAAGTAATGTGGCGTGAAAAGAAATTATTCTGTAATGCTGATTTCTTCCATGCATCTGCGTATCACTTCATGGGTATCCCAACTAAGTTATTCACGCCAATTTTCGTGATGAGCCGTGTAACAGGTTGGACAGCGCACGTGAAAGAGCAACGTGCTAATAACCGTATTATTCGCCCAAGTGCAGATTATACGGGCCCAGAAGCGCGTAGCTACACGCCAATTTCTGAGCGTTAA
- the acnD gene encoding Fe/S-dependent 2-methylisocitrate dehydratase AcnD, with protein sequence MNTNFRKPLAGTGVDYFDTRAAVDAIKPGSYATLPYTSRVLAENLVRRCEPEMLNDALSQLIDRKRDLDFPWFPARVVCHDILGQTALVDLAGLRDAIAAKGGDPAKVNPVVPTQLIVDHSLAVEHAGFEPDAFEKNRAIEDRRNDDRFHFINWTKTAFKNIDVIPPGNGIMHQINLEKMSPVIQKRDGVAFPDTLVGTDSHTPMVDALGVIAVGVGGLEAESVMLGRASYMRLPDIVGVELKGKPQPGITATDIVLAITEFLRNERVVSTYLEFYGEGADALTLGDRATISNMTPEFGATAAMFYIDDNTLDYLRLTGREEEQVKLVETYAKETGLWSDSLKTAEYERVLTFDLSSVGRNIAGPSNPHRRVATSELDKAGITGVVENEEGLMPDGACIIAAITSCTNTSNPRNVIAAGLLARNANAKGLTRKPWVKTSLAPGSKAVKSYLEEANLLPELEQLGFGIVAFACTTCNGMSGALDPKIQQEVIDRDLYATAVLSGNRNFDGRIHPYAKQAFLASPPLVVAYAIAGTIRFDIEKDVLGHDQQGNEIRLMDLWPSDEEIDAVIKQSVKPEQFKKVYEPMFDLSVDYGEDNDPLYQWRPQSTYIRRPPYWEGALAGERSLSDMRALAVLGDNITTDHLSPSNAILASSAAGEYLAKMGLPEEDFNSYATHRGDHLTAQRATFANPKLLNEMVKENGEVKQGSYARIEPEGKVTRMWEAIETYMQRKQPLIIVAGADYGQGSSRDWAAKGVRLAGVQVIAAEGFERIHRTNLIGMGVLPLEFKAGTTRTTLGIDGSESFSVKGEPTPGATLTLVITRANGEIVEVPMTCRLDTAEEVSIYSAGGVLQRFAQDFLESEEH encoded by the coding sequence ATGAATACAAATTTTAGAAAACCATTAGCAGGCACCGGAGTCGATTACTTTGATACTCGCGCTGCTGTTGATGCAATTAAACCGGGCAGCTATGCCACACTTCCTTACACATCGCGAGTACTTGCCGAAAACTTAGTTCGTCGCTGTGAACCTGAAATGCTAAATGATGCACTGTCGCAGTTAATTGACCGCAAGCGTGATTTAGATTTTCCATGGTTTCCTGCGCGTGTTGTTTGTCACGATATCTTAGGTCAAACAGCGTTAGTTGATTTAGCAGGTCTGCGTGATGCTATTGCTGCAAAAGGCGGCGATCCTGCAAAAGTAAACCCTGTGGTACCTACACAGTTAATTGTTGACCACTCATTAGCGGTTGAACACGCAGGTTTTGAACCTGACGCATTTGAAAAAAACCGTGCTATTGAAGACCGTCGTAACGATGACCGTTTCCACTTTATCAATTGGACAAAAACAGCATTCAAAAATATAGATGTGATCCCGCCGGGTAACGGCATTATGCATCAGATTAATTTAGAGAAAATGTCGCCGGTGATCCAAAAACGTGATGGCGTGGCATTCCCAGATACATTAGTTGGTACAGATAGCCACACACCTATGGTCGATGCGTTAGGGGTAATTGCCGTCGGTGTAGGTGGTCTTGAAGCTGAAAGCGTGATGCTTGGCCGTGCATCTTACATGCGTTTACCTGACATTGTGGGTGTTGAACTAAAAGGCAAGCCACAACCGGGTATTACTGCAACCGATATCGTATTAGCGATCACCGAATTTTTACGTAATGAAAGAGTTGTGTCGACCTACCTTGAATTTTATGGTGAAGGTGCCGATGCACTTACCCTAGGTGATAGAGCAACTATTTCTAATATGACGCCAGAGTTTGGCGCAACAGCTGCGATGTTCTACATCGATGACAACACACTTGACTATCTACGTTTAACAGGCCGTGAAGAAGAGCAAGTTAAACTAGTTGAAACTTATGCAAAAGAAACTGGCCTTTGGAGTGATAGCCTTAAAACGGCCGAATATGAGCGTGTGTTAACCTTTGATCTATCATCAGTTGGTCGCAATATTGCGGGCCCTTCGAATCCACATCGCCGTGTTGCAACAAGCGAACTTGATAAAGCGGGTATCACTGGCGTTGTTGAGAATGAAGAAGGCTTAATGCCAGATGGTGCCTGTATCATTGCTGCAATCACAAGTTGTACGAATACAAGTAACCCACGCAACGTTATTGCTGCAGGTTTACTTGCGCGTAATGCCAACGCTAAAGGGTTAACTCGTAAGCCATGGGTTAAAACATCACTGGCACCGGGTTCTAAAGCGGTTAAGTCTTACTTAGAAGAAGCCAATTTATTACCTGAGCTTGAACAACTTGGCTTTGGTATTGTTGCCTTTGCTTGTACAACCTGTAACGGCATGAGTGGTGCGCTTGATCCTAAAATTCAACAAGAAGTGATTGACCGTGATTTATACGCAACGGCTGTATTGTCGGGTAACCGTAACTTCGATGGTCGTATTCACCCTTATGCTAAACAAGCATTCTTAGCTTCACCACCACTGGTTGTTGCTTATGCTATTGCCGGTACTATTCGTTTTGATATCGAAAAAGATGTATTAGGGCATGATCAACAAGGCAACGAAATTCGCCTTATGGATTTATGGCCATCAGACGAAGAAATTGATGCAGTGATCAAACAAAGTGTTAAACCTGAGCAGTTTAAAAAGGTTTACGAGCCAATGTTCGACTTAAGTGTAGATTACGGTGAAGACAACGATCCACTTTACCAATGGCGCCCACAAAGTACTTATATTCGCCGCCCACCTTATTGGGAAGGCGCATTAGCGGGTGAGCGTTCTCTTAGTGATATGCGTGCATTAGCCGTACTGGGTGACAACATCACTACTGATCACTTATCGCCTTCGAATGCGATTTTAGCGTCAAGTGCCGCTGGTGAGTACCTAGCTAAAATGGGTCTGCCGGAAGAAGATTTTAACTCGTATGCTACTCACCGAGGCGACCATTTAACTGCACAACGTGCAACATTCGCTAACCCTAAGTTATTGAATGAAATGGTTAAAGAAAATGGTGAAGTGAAGCAAGGTTCATACGCTCGTATTGAACCAGAAGGCAAAGTGACACGTATGTGGGAAGCTATTGAAACCTACATGCAGCGCAAGCAGCCGCTTATTATTGTGGCAGGTGCCGATTATGGTCAAGGTTCATCACGTGACTGGGCTGCAAAAGGTGTACGCTTAGCTGGTGTTCAAGTGATTGCAGCCGAGGGCTTTGAGCGTATTCACCGTACCAACTTAATTGGTATGGGCGTATTACCGCTTGAGTTTAAAGCAGGCACGACACGAACTACGCTAGGTATTGATGGTAGTGAAAGTTTTAGTGTCAAAGGTGAGCCAACACCAGGCGCAACACTGACACTAGTGATTACCCGTGCCAATGGTGAAATCGTTGAAGTACCAATGACGTGTCGTTTAGATACTGCTGAAGAAGTGTCAATTTATTCAGCGGGTGGTGTACTGCAACGTTTCGCGCAAGATTTCTTAGAATCTGAGGAGCACTAA
- a CDS encoding glycoside hydrolase family 97 protein has translation MIKPSLYISLLISSMLAHAQLPLSVTSPDGQITVKLEKQQNQLVYSVNYGNQEFLQQSQLGLNTNLGDFSQSLKYKSHTTASVNERYQLHNAKVSEVNYTANTLKAQFENQEGKVLGVEFNVSDSDVAFRYQISGAETDTRIKVLAEYSAFNLPDNATTFISPQALPETGWMQTKPSYEEPYTFNEALGTPSANGVGYTFPALFKNSDKGWLLISETGVDSHYVGSKLSEGTKDGVYRISFPQAGENNGIGATYAAMAIPATTPWRTITLGTSLKPIVESTVAFDLVKPLYQASQEYKMGRSTWSWIVWQDPSINYDDQIKFIDLAASLNFEYVLIDNWWDKNIGRERMAELVKYANGKGVDVILWYNSNGWWNDAPQTPQNRMNSAPARRNEMAWLQSIGVKGLKVDFFGGDKQETIKLYEDILTDANQYGLVITFHGSTIPRGWERMYPNFVTSEAVLASENLVFHQNSLDLHAYNATILPFTRNAIGAMDFAPVFLNKRLSQDQTVGTIRKTTDTFELATGVLYQSPVQHFGLTPNNLEEQPQFVIDTLKVMPTVWDETRYIAGQPGQDATIARRHQQTWWVAAVNGENKAKTFDIDLPMLAGKKVTLLFDNKDGSAGTKKVTVSSSGKLTLNLLAQGGALIIGR, from the coding sequence ATGATAAAACCAAGTCTCTATATATCACTTCTCATAAGCTCTATGCTTGCTCACGCACAATTACCGCTTAGCGTTACAAGCCCAGATGGACAAATAACTGTAAAACTCGAAAAACAACAAAATCAGCTTGTTTATAGCGTAAATTATGGCAACCAAGAGTTTTTGCAGCAATCACAGCTTGGTTTAAATACCAACCTAGGTGATTTTTCACAAAGCCTAAAATATAAAAGCCATACAACAGCTTCAGTCAATGAAAGATATCAGCTGCATAATGCAAAGGTGAGTGAAGTAAACTACACGGCGAATACCTTAAAAGCGCAATTTGAAAACCAAGAGGGCAAAGTACTAGGAGTCGAGTTTAACGTGTCTGATAGCGATGTTGCATTTCGTTATCAGATATCGGGAGCTGAAACAGATACCCGTATTAAGGTGTTAGCTGAATATAGTGCTTTTAATTTACCAGATAATGCAACCACGTTTATAAGCCCTCAAGCCTTACCTGAAACGGGCTGGATGCAAACAAAACCAAGTTACGAAGAGCCTTACACCTTTAACGAAGCCCTTGGAACACCGTCAGCGAACGGCGTGGGCTATACCTTTCCTGCATTATTTAAAAATAGCGATAAAGGTTGGTTACTAATTTCTGAAACCGGTGTTGATAGCCATTATGTTGGCTCAAAATTAAGCGAAGGCACGAAAGACGGTGTATATCGCATTTCATTTCCTCAGGCCGGTGAAAACAATGGTATTGGTGCAACTTATGCGGCTATGGCAATACCTGCAACTACACCTTGGCGTACCATTACGTTAGGAACAAGTTTAAAACCAATTGTTGAATCAACTGTGGCATTTGATTTGGTTAAACCGCTTTATCAAGCAAGCCAAGAATATAAAATGGGTCGTTCAACATGGAGCTGGATTGTTTGGCAAGACCCAAGTATCAACTACGATGATCAAATCAAATTTATTGATTTAGCTGCATCATTAAATTTTGAATATGTATTAATCGATAACTGGTGGGATAAAAACATTGGCCGCGAGAGAATGGCTGAATTGGTTAAATACGCCAATGGTAAGGGCGTTGATGTTATTTTGTGGTACAACTCAAATGGCTGGTGGAATGATGCACCACAGACCCCGCAAAATAGAATGAACAGTGCACCTGCACGTCGAAACGAAATGGCGTGGTTGCAAAGCATTGGTGTTAAAGGGCTTAAAGTAGATTTTTTTGGTGGTGATAAACAAGAAACCATTAAACTGTATGAAGATATTCTTACAGATGCAAATCAGTATGGTTTAGTGATCACCTTTCATGGCAGCACCATACCGCGTGGCTGGGAAAGAATGTATCCTAACTTCGTCACATCTGAAGCGGTACTGGCATCGGAAAACCTTGTTTTTCATCAAAACTCGTTAGACTTACATGCCTATAACGCGACTATTCTACCGTTCACTCGTAATGCTATTGGCGCTATGGATTTTGCCCCAGTGTTTTTAAACAAACGCTTATCTCAAGATCAAACAGTCGGCACTATTCGCAAAACCACAGATACATTTGAACTGGCAACAGGTGTGCTTTATCAATCACCAGTGCAACATTTTGGCCTGACGCCAAATAACCTTGAAGAGCAACCTCAATTTGTTATTGATACTTTAAAGGTGATGCCAACTGTATGGGATGAAACACGCTATATTGCTGGTCAGCCGGGTCAAGATGCAACGATAGCAAGGCGTCATCAGCAAACATGGTGGGTAGCAGCCGTGAATGGTGAAAATAAA
- the rsmF gene encoding 16S rRNA (cytosine(1407)-C(5))-methyltransferase RsmF — translation MDANTYIPDSFIDDVKSYLPEHLLLDDFIAACRRPLRRSVRVNTLKMSVAEFQRQCAKKGWELTAIPWCEEGFWLTRPSDEEAALAIGNTDLHLSGAMYVQEASSMLPPVALRAEVKQSDAVLDMASAPGSKTSQIAAMMNNNGVLVANELSSSRLKVLAATLKRMGVGNCALSHFDGVIFGDYMYECFDSILLDAPCSGEGTVRKDADALKNWSIESNIDIAAVQKALIKSAFYALKPGGILVYSTCTLTPLENQQVCEYLLAEFPDCIEVQSLDTLFDGADKATTSEGYLHVWPQTYDSEGFFIAKFKKIASSDNPNQKVKKGAFPFAEFDKKQSQAFMQTIKKQFGLKSLKGTLMQRDKELWLFPDGFDELQDKIKYSRLGIQLGVIHKGGVRLAHEFATVFGQDCDKNTFEMSACQANDYFNGKDIRLEKPTQDNGEVVLMLCGCPVGLGKWQKNKIKNSLPRDLVQNAQLITWV, via the coding sequence GTGGACGCTAATACATATATTCCTGACTCATTTATTGATGATGTAAAAAGCTACCTTCCTGAACATTTATTATTAGACGACTTTATAGCAGCCTGTCGACGCCCACTAAGACGATCTGTTCGCGTAAATACTTTAAAAATGTCAGTCGCTGAATTTCAGCGTCAATGCGCCAAAAAAGGATGGGAGTTAACAGCAATTCCATGGTGCGAAGAAGGATTCTGGCTAACACGACCAAGCGACGAAGAAGCGGCCCTTGCAATCGGTAATACCGATTTACATTTAAGTGGCGCTATGTATGTGCAAGAAGCCAGCTCAATGTTACCGCCGGTAGCACTGAGAGCCGAAGTTAAGCAAAGCGACGCAGTGCTTGATATGGCATCGGCACCTGGTTCAAAAACATCACAAATCGCCGCCATGATGAATAATAATGGCGTGTTAGTTGCCAATGAGTTGTCTTCGTCACGCTTAAAAGTATTAGCAGCAACCCTCAAACGTATGGGCGTAGGTAATTGCGCATTATCACATTTTGACGGTGTGATATTCGGGGATTATATGTATGAGTGCTTCGACAGTATTTTGCTAGACGCCCCGTGTTCAGGTGAAGGCACGGTTCGTAAAGATGCAGACGCCCTAAAGAATTGGTCAATCGAATCTAATATTGATATTGCTGCTGTGCAAAAAGCCCTTATCAAAAGTGCCTTTTATGCCCTAAAACCAGGTGGTATATTAGTTTATTCGACCTGTACTTTAACACCGCTTGAGAACCAACAAGTGTGTGAGTATCTATTAGCAGAGTTCCCTGATTGCATTGAAGTACAATCGCTCGATACCCTGTTTGATGGCGCAGACAAAGCGACAACCAGCGAAGGTTATTTGCATGTTTGGCCGCAAACTTACGACAGTGAAGGTTTCTTCATAGCTAAATTTAAAAAAATAGCGTCAAGCGATAACCCTAATCAAAAAGTTAAAAAAGGCGCATTTCCGTTTGCAGAGTTTGATAAAAAGCAAAGCCAAGCGTTTATGCAAACAATTAAAAAACAGTTCGGTCTAAAATCACTCAAAGGCACGTTAATGCAGCGTGATAAAGAGCTTTGGTTGTTTCCAGATGGCTTTGATGAACTGCAAGATAAAATTAAATACTCACGTTTAGGTATTCAACTTGGTGTGATCCACAAAGGCGGTGTTCGCTTGGCGCATGAGTTTGCCACCGTCTTTGGCCAAGATTGCGATAAAAATACCTTTGAGATGTCTGCTTGCCAAGCAAACGATTACTTTAACGGTAAAGATATTAGGCTCGAAAAACCAACGCAAGATAATGGTGAAGTAGTTTTAATGTTATGTGGTTGCCCGGTAGGCCTAGGTAAGTGGCAAAAGAATAAAATTAAGAACTCATTACCTCGTGATTTGGTCCAAAATGCCCAGTTGATAACTTGGGTATAA
- the prpF gene encoding 2-methylaconitate cis-trans isomerase PrpF: MAFKPQIKVPATYMRGGTSKGVFFNLTDLPEPAQVAGEARDNLLLRVIGSPDPYQKQTDGMGGATSSTSKTVILSKSAKADHDVDYLFGQVAIDKAFVDWSGNCGNLTSAVGAFAVSNGLVDASKIPDNGVVEVKVWQVNISKTIIVHVPITNGEVQETGDFELDGVTFPAAEVKLEFMDPADGEGALFPTGNLVDELEVPGIGMLSATMINAGIPTVFINASEVGYDGTELQEAINGDASALEKLETIRAYGALKMGLISHIDEAKARQHTPKVAWVAPAKTYHASSGKIVNETDIDLVVRAMSMGKLHHAMMGTAAVAIGTAAAIPGTLVNFAAGGGERQEVNFGHPSGTLKVGAAATLVDGNWQVTKASMSRSARVLMEGWVRVPQ, encoded by the coding sequence ATGGCGTTTAAACCACAAATTAAGGTGCCCGCGACCTATATGCGTGGCGGCACCAGTAAAGGGGTGTTTTTTAACTTAACTGACTTACCTGAGCCTGCCCAAGTGGCAGGTGAGGCGCGTGATAATCTGTTATTACGTGTGATTGGCAGCCCCGATCCTTACCAAAAACAAACTGACGGTATGGGCGGTGCAACCTCAAGCACCAGTAAAACCGTGATTTTATCGAAAAGCGCTAAAGCTGATCACGATGTTGATTATCTGTTCGGTCAAGTAGCTATCGATAAAGCGTTTGTTGATTGGAGTGGCAACTGCGGAAATTTAACTTCAGCAGTCGGAGCCTTTGCTGTGTCGAACGGACTTGTTGATGCCAGCAAAATACCAGACAACGGCGTTGTCGAAGTTAAAGTTTGGCAAGTAAACATAAGTAAAACCATCATAGTACATGTGCCAATTACTAACGGTGAAGTGCAAGAAACTGGTGATTTTGAGCTTGATGGCGTGACCTTTCCAGCCGCTGAAGTAAAACTTGAATTTATGGACCCTGCAGATGGAGAAGGGGCCTTATTTCCAACAGGTAACTTAGTCGATGAACTAGAAGTACCGGGTATTGGTATGTTGTCTGCAACGATGATCAATGCGGGTATTCCTACAGTTTTCATTAACGCCAGTGAAGTTGGCTACGATGGTACAGAGCTGCAAGAAGCCATTAACGGTGATGCATCGGCACTAGAAAAATTAGAAACGATTCGTGCCTACGGGGCGTTGAAAATGGGGCTGATTTCTCATATTGATGAAGCAAAAGCACGTCAACATACGCCAAAGGTAGCTTGGGTAGCACCAGCTAAAACTTATCATGCATCAAGCGGTAAAATTGTAAATGAAACCGATATTGATTTAGTAGTACGTGCTATGTCGATGGGTAAATTGCACCATGCCATGATGGGCACGGCTGCGGTTGCAATAGGTACTGCAGCTGCTATTCCTGGTACCTTGGTAAACTTTGCTGCAGGTGGTGGTGAGCGTCAGGAGGTAAACTTTGGTCATCCTTCTGGCACTTTAAAAGTGGGCGCTGCTGCAACACTTGTTGATGGTAATTGGCAAGTCACAAAAGCAAGTATGAGCCGAAGTGCACGTGTATTAATGGAAGGCTGGGTTCGAGTGCCTCAGTAG
- a CDS encoding GntR family transcriptional regulator, with amino-acid sequence MTEQKANDNYNDITITTASDQVFVDMRREIVQGTIEQGSKISEPELAKRYGVSRATLREALNRLESCYLVERKANVGCRVVALTAERLIEVYQVRSALEGLACRLAADNMEPEEVQGLKQLLNQHLQTQRVKEGESYYQEAGDLDFHYRIIKGSKNAHLIHLLCNELYQLIRMYRVQMGMVGPRVSKAFDEHLAIINAIENHDGELAEMLMKRHISASQANIQTKFDLLAAKNQ; translated from the coding sequence ATGACAGAGCAAAAAGCAAACGATAACTACAACGATATCACGATAACAACAGCATCAGACCAAGTGTTTGTCGACATGCGCCGTGAAATCGTCCAGGGCACCATCGAGCAGGGTAGCAAAATTTCTGAGCCAGAACTTGCTAAACGCTATGGTGTAAGCCGTGCCACCTTACGTGAGGCGCTAAATCGTTTAGAAAGCTGTTATTTGGTAGAGCGTAAAGCCAATGTTGGTTGCCGTGTAGTTGCACTGACCGCTGAGCGTTTAATCGAAGTCTATCAGGTGCGTAGTGCCCTAGAAGGGCTGGCTTGTCGGTTAGCTGCGGACAACATGGAACCTGAAGAAGTGCAGGGTTTAAAGCAGTTATTGAATCAGCACTTACAAACACAGCGTGTAAAAGAAGGTGAATCATACTACCAAGAAGCGGGCGACCTTGATTTTCATTATCGCATTATTAAAGGGTCGAAAAACGCACACTTAATTCATCTTTTATGTAATGAGTTGTACCAGTTAATTCGTATGTACCGTGTCCAAATGGGTATGGTTGGGCCGCGTGTATCAAAAGCGTTTGATGAACACTTGGCTATTATTAATGCCATTGAAAACCATGACGGTGAATTAGCCGAAATGCTTATGAAACGCCATATTAGTGCGTCTCAGGCAAATATTCAGACTAAGTTTGACTTACTCGCAGCAAAAAATCAGTAG
- a CDS encoding substrate-binding periplasmic protein produces MKLLTVFFLFASYQALAGLTPVSFEKNGEIITEEAERFNGGYGYNLDAKHVLKLVTLDWPPYIDENLCNKGWLYQFAVSSLLEKGYGVHISFYPWARAVREAELGRADILFPEYFIEDDVISDNFLDKTRNDLLALSHAIPGGDLSFVALKGTQIPFNGDLNSVKDLPIGVVRSYKNTKELDAMIDNKEIDTIVANNEYQLIHLLLSNRVSLIVADLEVLKASVYKSELSISGKRQILESLVALAPKLEYKPLYFSVSKSTPHWQKVLEDLNDEIELMQQSGKFDEFIEGMKQQCYGLDKAA; encoded by the coding sequence ATGAAACTACTAACCGTATTTTTTTTATTCGCCTCATATCAAGCTCTTGCGGGCCTTACGCCTGTTAGCTTTGAAAAAAATGGCGAAATCATCACTGAAGAAGCGGAGCGTTTCAACGGCGGATATGGTTATAACTTAGATGCCAAACATGTTTTAAAGCTCGTTACTTTAGATTGGCCTCCTTATATAGACGAAAACTTATGCAACAAAGGCTGGCTTTACCAATTTGCTGTAAGCTCCTTACTTGAAAAAGGCTATGGCGTGCACATTAGCTTTTATCCTTGGGCACGCGCCGTAAGAGAAGCTGAATTAGGTCGCGCTGATATTCTCTTTCCTGAATATTTCATTGAAGATGATGTTATTTCAGATAACTTCCTTGATAAAACCCGCAACGATTTACTCGCTTTAAGCCATGCCATTCCAGGTGGGGATCTTTCTTTCGTGGCGTTAAAGGGAACTCAAATTCCATTTAATGGGGATTTAAACTCTGTAAAAGACTTGCCTATTGGTGTAGTTCGCTCATATAAAAACACCAAAGAGCTCGATGCCATGATTGATAATAAAGAAATCGATACAATCGTCGCTAATAATGAGTACCAACTAATTCACCTCTTACTTAGTAACCGCGTAAGCCTGATTGTGGCAGATCTTGAAGTGTTAAAAGCAAGCGTTTACAAGTCTGAATTATCAATTAGCGGCAAACGACAAATACTAGAATCACTGGTTGCATTGGCACCTAAACTTGAATACAAACCGCTATATTTTTCTGTCAGCAAATCAACGCCGCACTGGCAAAAAGTTTTAGAAGACTTAAATGACGAAATAGAACTAATGCAACAAAGCGGCAAGTTTGATGAGTTTATTGAAGGCATGAAGCAACAATGCTACGGATTAGACAAAGCGGCGTAA